In the genome of Pelobacter seleniigenes DSM 18267, one region contains:
- the tsaA gene encoding tRNA (N6-threonylcarbamoyladenosine(37)-N6)-methyltransferase TrmO has translation MDYSLNPIAIIHSPFKEKFATPRQAGLAPTVTAEVVFFPDYATPEAVRGLSEFSHIWLLFLFHHNWQKGWQPTVRPPRLGGNKRVGVYASRSPFRPNPIGLSAVRLLSVIVRDGQVVLKVQGADLIDQTPIIDIKPYLPYGDAISGAAGGFAPQAPSHRLAVEFSSLAQEQLARFRPAHPELEALLHETLGLDPRPAYRSAPEDEREYGVRLLDYNIRWQVSGGRVMVLAIDPVEQ, from the coding sequence ATGGACTATTCGCTGAATCCCATCGCCATTATTCATTCGCCGTTCAAGGAAAAGTTCGCCACTCCGCGCCAGGCGGGACTGGCACCGACGGTCACCGCGGAAGTGGTCTTTTTTCCTGACTATGCCACGCCGGAGGCGGTGCGCGGGCTGAGCGAGTTCAGCCACATCTGGTTGCTGTTCCTGTTTCACCACAACTGGCAGAAAGGCTGGCAACCGACGGTCAGGCCGCCGCGCCTGGGCGGCAACAAGCGGGTCGGGGTCTATGCGTCCCGCTCGCCGTTTCGTCCCAACCCCATCGGCCTGTCCGCGGTCCGGCTGTTATCGGTGATTGTCCGGGACGGCCAGGTGGTGCTGAAGGTCCAGGGGGCCGATCTGATCGATCAAACCCCGATCATTGATATCAAGCCCTACCTTCCTTACGGCGATGCCATCAGCGGGGCTGCTGGAGGCTTTGCACCACAAGCGCCGAGCCACCGCCTGGCGGTCGAATTCTCTTCTCTTGCCCAGGAACAGCTGGCCCGGTTTCGCCCAGCCCACCCGGAACTTGAAGCTCTGTTGCACGAGACCCTGGGGCTCGATCCGCGACCGGCCTATCGCAGCGCCCCGGAGGATGAGCGCGAATATGGAGTCCGTTTGCTGGACTACAACATCCGCTGGCAGGTCAGCGGCGGGCGGGTCATGGTTCTGGCCATCGATCCGGTGGAACAATGA
- a CDS encoding DMT family transporter, with translation MTEKTLRLIPTLIPTLSLILASLFWASSFVALKIAFRSYHPMQVIFGRMFIASLCLLVFLPALRKINWRRKDIKYLLLMAISEPCLYFIFEAKALQHTSASQAGMITAMLPLLVAIMAWAWLKEKIRRQTMSGFFLAIVGACWLSLASDTDLNAPNPLLGNFCEFLAMICAAGYTVSLKHLTSHYPPLLLTAFQSVIGSIFFFPFLLMPQIGFPHGWEPLPGLAIIYLGTVVTLGGYGCFNFGVSRVPASQAAGFVNLIPVFGVVLGMLVLGDQLNLSQWLACGLVFGGVWLSSRKERILSLQPSH, from the coding sequence GTGACCGAAAAGACGCTTCGCCTCATCCCGACCCTCATCCCGACCCTCAGCCTGATTCTGGCGTCACTGTTCTGGGCAAGTTCATTTGTCGCCCTGAAGATCGCATTTCGCAGCTATCATCCAATGCAGGTCATTTTCGGGCGGATGTTCATCGCCAGCCTGTGCCTGTTGGTCTTTTTGCCCGCCCTGCGCAAAATCAACTGGCGCCGCAAGGATATCAAATACCTGTTGCTTATGGCGATCAGCGAACCCTGCCTGTATTTCATTTTTGAGGCCAAGGCCCTGCAGCACACCAGCGCGTCCCAGGCCGGCATGATCACCGCCATGTTGCCGTTGCTGGTCGCGATCATGGCTTGGGCGTGGCTCAAAGAAAAGATCCGCCGGCAGACCATGAGCGGATTTTTCCTGGCTATTGTTGGGGCTTGCTGGTTAAGTCTGGCCAGCGATACCGACCTCAACGCGCCCAATCCACTGCTGGGCAATTTCTGTGAATTCCTTGCCATGATCTGTGCCGCAGGGTACACCGTTTCCCTGAAACACCTGACCAGCCATTATCCGCCTTTGCTCTTGACTGCTTTTCAGTCGGTTATCGGCAGTATTTTCTTTTTCCCGTTTCTGCTCATGCCGCAGATCGGTTTTCCGCACGGCTGGGAACCGCTGCCGGGGCTGGCCATTATCTACCTGGGGACAGTTGTTACCCTGGGCGGTTATGGCTGTTTCAATTTCGGAGTCAGCCGGGTGCCCGCCAGTCAGGCTGCCGGATTCGTCAATCTGATTCCGGTATTCGGTGTTGTCCTCGGCATGCTCGTTCTCGGTGATCAGCTCAACCTTTCCCAATGGTTGGCCTGCGGGCTGGTGTTCGGCGGCGTCTGGCTGAGCAGTCGCAAGGAACGAATCCTGTCCCTGCAGCCGAGCCACTGA